The genomic segment ACCGACGTGCCGCGCGTCGTGCTGAGTGCGCCCTCCTCGGGGCACGGCACCGGCGCCGTCTCCCTCGGCCTGCTCGCGGCGCTCACCGACCGGGGGATCCCGGTGGCCGGTTTCAAGGTCGGGCCGGATCAGGTGGACGCGGCGTATCTGGGGCTCGCCGCCGGGCGCGCCGGGCGCACGCTGGACCCGAGACTGGTCGGCCCGGAGCGGATCGCACCCCTCTTCGCGTACGGCGCGAACGGCGCCGGGTTCGCGTTGGTGCAAGGCACGATGGGCCTCTACGACTCGGTCGCCGGGCGACCGGAGAGCGAGTCCACCGCCGCCGTCGCCACCGCGCTGCGCAGCCCGGTGGTGCTCGTGGTGGACGTGGCCGCGATGGGTCAGTCGGTGGCCGCGCTGGTGCACGGCTTCCGGGCGTACGACGACGAGCTGTGGCTGGGCGGCGTGATCCTCAACCGGGTGGCCTCGCCCCGGCACGAGGCGCTGCTGCGCGAGGCGCTCGACGACGTGGGCGTGCCGGTCTACGGGGCGTTGCGCCGGCACGAGCTGCCCCCGGTGCTGCCCGCCCGCCGCTACGGCACCGGGCCCGTGGTGCGCGCCGACGCGGACGCCGAACGCGGCGTCCGCCGGCTCGGTGAGGCGGTCGCCGCGACCGTCGACCTCGACCGGCTGCTGGCGCTGGCCCGCTCGGCGCCCGCGCTCACCGTCGAGCCGTGGTCGCCGGAGCCGGCCGACGGCCCGTCCGAGCCGGGGGAGCGGCCGGTGGTGGCGCTCGCCGGCGGACCGGCCGGCACCTACAGCCACCCGGAGGTCGCCGAGCTGCTGCGTGCCGCCGGCGCCGAGGTGGTCACGCTCGACCCGCTGCGCGACGAGGCGCTGCCCGCCGGGGCCCGCGCGCTCGTCGTCGGTGGCGGGCTGCCCGAGACGTACGCGGAACAGCTCTCCGCCAACCGCCGCCTCTGCATCGCGGTGGCCGAACTGGCCCGCTCCGGCCGTCCGGTGATCGCCGAGGGGGCGGGCCTGCTCTGGCTGGCCCGCGAGCTGGACGGCCTGCCCATGTGCGGGGTGCTCGACGCGGTCGGCACGGTCCGCGACGGCCTGGTGGTCGGCTACCGGACGGCCACCGCGGTCACCGACAGCGTGGTGGCGACGGCCGGCACCACGGTGACGGGGCACAAGCAGCACGCCGCCGTGCTGACGCCGCGCGCCGGTGACCGTCCCGCGTGGCGCTGGGAGGGTGGCAACCCGGAGGGCTTCGTCCGGCAGGCGGTGCACGCCTCGCAGCTCGTGCCGCACTGGGCCGCCCACCCCGGCATCGCGGCCCGGCTGGT from the Micromonospora sp. WMMA1947 genome contains:
- a CDS encoding cobyrinate a,c-diamide synthase, translating into MTDVPRVVLSAPSSGHGTGAVSLGLLAALTDRGIPVAGFKVGPDQVDAAYLGLAAGRAGRTLDPRLVGPERIAPLFAYGANGAGFALVQGTMGLYDSVAGRPESESTAAVATALRSPVVLVVDVAAMGQSVAALVHGFRAYDDELWLGGVILNRVASPRHEALLREALDDVGVPVYGALRRHELPPVLPARRYGTGPVVRADADAERGVRRLGEAVAATVDLDRLLALARSAPALTVEPWSPEPADGPSEPGERPVVALAGGPAGTYSHPEVAELLRAAGAEVVTLDPLRDEALPAGARALVVGGGLPETYAEQLSANRRLCIAVAELARSGRPVIAEGAGLLWLARELDGLPMCGVLDAVGTVRDGLVVGYRTATAVTDSVVATAGTTVTGHKQHAAVLTPRAGDRPAWRWEGGNPEGFVRQAVHASQLVPHWAAHPGIAARLVAAALAPVGASA